From the genome of Colwellia psychrerythraea 34H, one region includes:
- the tnpA gene encoding IS200/IS605 family transposase, giving the protein MRDYRSLSHTGWDCKYHIVFIPTKRRKMIFGSIRKHLGEVFHELARQKCVIIEEGHLMPDHVHMCLSIPPKLAVSNVVGFIKGKSAISIARTFKGKQRNFTGEAFWARGYFVSTVGLDENMVREYIRNQEKQDVERDQLKLGG; this is encoded by the coding sequence ATGCGAGATTATAGGAGTTTGTCCCATACAGGATGGGATTGTAAATACCATATTGTATTTATACCTACAAAAAGACGCAAAATGATATTTGGTTCAATCAGAAAACATTTAGGGGAAGTGTTCCATGAGTTGGCTCGTCAAAAATGCGTGATTATTGAGGAGGGACACTTAATGCCAGATCATGTTCATATGTGCTTGAGTATTCCACCGAAGTTAGCAGTTTCCAATGTTGTTGGTTTTATAAAGGGAAAAAGTGCGATCTCAATAGCGAGAACATTTAAAGGAAAGCAAAGAAACTTTACTGGTGAAGCATTTTGGGCTAGAGGATATTTTGTATCCACGGTTGGGCTTGATGAAAATATGGTGAGGGAATATATCCGTAATCAAGAAAAACAGGACGTAGAGCGGGATCAGCTGAAGTTGGGGGGTTAA